A window of the Salvelinus alpinus chromosome 3, SLU_Salpinus.1, whole genome shotgun sequence genome harbors these coding sequences:
- the LOC139571649 gene encoding L-seryl-tRNA(Sec) kinase isoform X3: MDLNEDSVNLRCAPGICLCVLCGLPAAGKSTLAQAVNSHTVQRGWRSTVISYDDLIPGDAFDVKEVEDEEDMPRSQTQTKWKLHRQAVLQCVERFLQSPTELGQLPPSIDQINSDAWSRLLHAAQVCGTSVDSSRVYPSPLDRPAPPLVILLDDNFYYPSMRYEVYQLARKHSVGFCQVYVHCPVESCVRRNQLRPRPLPSDVIVEMARRMEPPNPQRNTWEKNSVTLDSEHHFTIEYIQRLVKVISTALENPLSPVQDNAEQKEADRQSCVSSVVHQADQACRRLVSQAMQGAREHQLFILYVQSINFPQRG; the protein is encoded by the exons ATGGATCTAAATGAAGATAGTGTTAATTTGCGATGTGCACCCGGAATATGCTTGTGTGTTCTCTGCGGTTTACCTGCAGCGGGGAAGTCGACGCTCGCACAGGCGGTCAACTCTCACACTGTACAACGAGGATGGAGGTCCACTGTCATTTCTTACGACGACCTGATTCCCGGTGACGCTTTCGATGTGAAAGAAGTCGAGGATGAGGAGGATATGCCGCGATCGCAGACG CAAACTAAATGGAAGTTGCACAGACAAGCCGTGCTACAGTGTGTTGAACGGTTCCTACAGAGTCCTACAGAGCTGGGACAGCTACCACCAAGCATCGACCAGATCAACAGTGATGCCTGGAGTCGTCTCCTTCACGCCGCTCAGGTCTGCGGGACATCGGTGGACTCTTCTCGGGTTTACCCGTCACCTTTAGATCGACCAGCTCCGCCACTCGTCATTCTGCTGGACGACAACTTCTACTATCCAAGCATGAGATATGAGGTGTATCAACTGGCCAGGAAAC ACTCTGTGGGATTCTGTCAGGTGTACGTCCACTGTCCCGTGGAGTCGTGTGTCAGGAGAAACCAGCTGAGGCCCCGGCCCTTACCCAGTGACGTCATAGTAGAGATGGCCAGGCGCATGGAGCCTCCAAACCCTCAGAGAAACACGTGGGAGAAGAACAGTGTCACTCTGGACAGCGAACACCACTTCACCATAGAATACAT CCAAAGGTTGGTGAAGGTGATCTCTACTGCGTTGGAGAACCCGTTGAGTCCAGTCCAGGACAACGCTGAGCAAAAG GAGGCTGACCGTCAGAGCTGTGTGTCCAGTGTGGTCCACCAGGCTGACCAGGCCTGCAGACGCCTGGTCTCACAGGCCATGCAGGGGGCCAGAG